A single genomic interval of Eurosta solidaginis isolate ZX-2024a chromosome 3, ASM4086904v1, whole genome shotgun sequence harbors:
- the link gene encoding uncharacterized protein link isoform X1, which translates to MDLRLLCLLIVMEYACGHQTQPAAHRQALYYKPLHIYPAYQIINAQQSQPAVKSKTDTNTESTAGLTFITSTTIPAPSSEPETNSKETIIKSSAPNNTADIALAALELSTDNTIYTPAEFPHDLLEIARTKLGITSLDEVPSISELAEYLGTANAEETINYIRHLTSTEQGVALIKAYLESADFTDRTEESRRGQQPNQQLEIEVEVEPSTQTKNNIFERIAAYFHIYNLWPQGNGTSTNDTRKAVEAQLSKYIKPQLAYRKRLQAVATATHATHAHQASQKHPPMNHHIPLLIRNPLPYHYPIPLRPIYDNRVQSQPAVYSRGHLNTPKFHIPPHIQLARAANIAPQQLQTLLQSKPKLAELAAKVNRLPLTNDHTGQINAQLLAAVKRAVEQDEDLRRLLQSTAETLK; encoded by the exons ATGGATTTGAGG TTACTTTGCCTTCTAATTGTCATGGAGTATGCGTGCGGACATCAAACACAACCGGCAGCACATCGACAAGCGCTCTATTATAAGCCATTACATATCTATCCAGCCTATCAGATCATTAACGCGCAGCAGTCGCAACCTGCCGTAAAAAGCAAAACAGATACCAACACTGAATCCACAGCGGGATTAACTTTCATTACGAGCACGACTATCCCAGCACCGAGCAGTGAACCTGAAACCAATAGTAAAGAGACCATTATTAAATCCAGCGCACCCAATAATACAGCTGACATTGCTTTAGCAGCACTAGAGCTTTCTACAGACAACACTATATATACACCCGCCGAATTTCCACATGATCTTCTGGAGATAGCGCGCACAAAGCTCGGTATAACCAGTCTCGATGAAGTGCCTAGTATAAGCGAATTGGCTGAATATCTTGGTACTGCCAATGCTGAGGAAACTATCAATTATATACGTCATTTAACGAGCACCGAACAAGGTGTGGCGCTGATAAAGGCATATCTCGAGTCTGCGGATTTCACTGATCGCACGGAAGAGTCGCGTCGAGGACAACAACCAAACCAGCAATTAGAAATAGAGGTCGAAGTTGAGCCTTCAACGCAAACGAAAAACAATATTTTCGAGCGCATTGCAGCATATTTTCATATTTACAACCTATGGCCGCAAGGTAATGGCACAAGTACTAATGACACACGCAAAGCAGTAGAAGCTCAATTGAGCAAATATATCAAACCGCAGTTGGCTTATAGAAAACGTCTGCAGGCGGTTGCTACAGCGACTCATGCAACGCACGCGCATCAGGCATCTCAAAAGCATCCACCTATGAACCATCACATACCTTTGCTAATACGAAATCCCTTGCCCTATCATTATCCCATACCTTTGCGTCCAATCTATGATAATCGCGTTCAATCACAGCCTGCCGTTTATTCGCGTGGCCATTTGAATACTCCCAAATTCCATATACCACCGCATATACAGTTAGCGCGTGCAGCGAATATAGCACCACAACAATTGCAAACTTTGCTCCAAAGTAAACCAAAGTTAGCGGAATTGGCAGCAAAAGTGAATCGTTTACCGCTCACCAATGACCACACGGGCCAAATTAATGCGCAGTTATTGGCGGCAGTGAAACGAGCTGTGGAACAGGACGAAGATTTACGTAGACTGCTGCAGTCTACCGCTGAGACATTGAAATAG
- the link gene encoding uncharacterized protein link isoform X2, with amino-acid sequence MEYACGHQTQPAAHRQALYYKPLHIYPAYQIINAQQSQPAVKSKTDTNTESTAGLTFITSTTIPAPSSEPETNSKETIIKSSAPNNTADIALAALELSTDNTIYTPAEFPHDLLEIARTKLGITSLDEVPSISELAEYLGTANAEETINYIRHLTSTEQGVALIKAYLESADFTDRTEESRRGQQPNQQLEIEVEVEPSTQTKNNIFERIAAYFHIYNLWPQGNGTSTNDTRKAVEAQLSKYIKPQLAYRKRLQAVATATHATHAHQASQKHPPMNHHIPLLIRNPLPYHYPIPLRPIYDNRVQSQPAVYSRGHLNTPKFHIPPHIQLARAANIAPQQLQTLLQSKPKLAELAAKVNRLPLTNDHTGQINAQLLAAVKRAVEQDEDLRRLLQSTAETLK; translated from the coding sequence ATGGAGTATGCGTGCGGACATCAAACACAACCGGCAGCACATCGACAAGCGCTCTATTATAAGCCATTACATATCTATCCAGCCTATCAGATCATTAACGCGCAGCAGTCGCAACCTGCCGTAAAAAGCAAAACAGATACCAACACTGAATCCACAGCGGGATTAACTTTCATTACGAGCACGACTATCCCAGCACCGAGCAGTGAACCTGAAACCAATAGTAAAGAGACCATTATTAAATCCAGCGCACCCAATAATACAGCTGACATTGCTTTAGCAGCACTAGAGCTTTCTACAGACAACACTATATATACACCCGCCGAATTTCCACATGATCTTCTGGAGATAGCGCGCACAAAGCTCGGTATAACCAGTCTCGATGAAGTGCCTAGTATAAGCGAATTGGCTGAATATCTTGGTACTGCCAATGCTGAGGAAACTATCAATTATATACGTCATTTAACGAGCACCGAACAAGGTGTGGCGCTGATAAAGGCATATCTCGAGTCTGCGGATTTCACTGATCGCACGGAAGAGTCGCGTCGAGGACAACAACCAAACCAGCAATTAGAAATAGAGGTCGAAGTTGAGCCTTCAACGCAAACGAAAAACAATATTTTCGAGCGCATTGCAGCATATTTTCATATTTACAACCTATGGCCGCAAGGTAATGGCACAAGTACTAATGACACACGCAAAGCAGTAGAAGCTCAATTGAGCAAATATATCAAACCGCAGTTGGCTTATAGAAAACGTCTGCAGGCGGTTGCTACAGCGACTCATGCAACGCACGCGCATCAGGCATCTCAAAAGCATCCACCTATGAACCATCACATACCTTTGCTAATACGAAATCCCTTGCCCTATCATTATCCCATACCTTTGCGTCCAATCTATGATAATCGCGTTCAATCACAGCCTGCCGTTTATTCGCGTGGCCATTTGAATACTCCCAAATTCCATATACCACCGCATATACAGTTAGCGCGTGCAGCGAATATAGCACCACAACAATTGCAAACTTTGCTCCAAAGTAAACCAAAGTTAGCGGAATTGGCAGCAAAAGTGAATCGTTTACCGCTCACCAATGACCACACGGGCCAAATTAATGCGCAGTTATTGGCGGCAGTGAAACGAGCTGTGGAACAGGACGAAGATTTACGTAGACTGCTGCAGTCTACCGCTGAGACATTGAAATAG
- the Roe1 gene encoding grpE protein homolog, mitochondrial: MSTRSISLIARTNRCFAAWKYQNVKQTSSALRLFSSENSAQKPKQTDSDVATAQLENAVAEATKKLTHEIEVLSKDIKDLKEKNEDLLDKYKRSLADSENLRTRLTKQIADAKIYGIQSFCKDLLEVADILGHATEAVPKDQLNDNNPNLKNLYEGLEMTKASLLQVFKRHGLEPINPLNEKFNPNMHEALFEKDEPNVEPSTVVEVTKLGYKLHERCIRPALVGVSKS, translated from the exons ATGTCAACTAGATCTATTTCGCTGATTGCGCGCACGAATCGTTGTTTTGCGGCATGGAAATATCAAAATGTGAAGCAGACAAG TTCAGCATTGCGCCTCTTCAGTTCAGAAAATTCAGCACAAAAACCAAAACAGACAGACAGCGATGTAGCCACTGCCCAACTGGAGAATGCTGTTGCTGAGGCGACCAAAAAATTGACGCATGAAATTGAAGTGCTATCCAAAGACATTAAAGACTTGAAGGAGAAGAATGAAGATTTATTGGACAAGTACAAACGCTCATTGGCAGACAGTGAAAATCTGCGTACACGTCTTACTAAACAAATAGCTGATGCAAAAATATATGGTATACAAAGCTTTTGTAAGGATTTGTTAGAGGTAGCTGATATACTGGGGCATGCCACCGAAGCAGTGCCGAAGGATCAg CTAAACGATAATAATCCAAATTTGAAAAATCTTTACGAAGGTTTAGAGATGACCAAAGCATCACTTCTGCAAGTATTCAAACGTCATGGGCTAGAGCCAATAAATCCACTCAACGAAAAATTCAATCCAAATATGCATGAAGCGTTATTTGAAAAG gATGAACCAAATGTAGAACCAAGTACCGTTGTTGAAGTTACGAAGCTGGGCTATAAACTACATGAACGTTGTATACGACCTGCACTTGTTGGTGTATCAAAATCATGA